In Aquimarina sp. TRL1, a single window of DNA contains:
- a CDS encoding SPOR domain-containing protein has product MRILNKKSSILFFGLCLAYSTFTHAQNDYENKLEATNEEGISTENQTNPQVKINQDPRIKRLLNIKSSMAKEGEFSDRYKIQLYYGNLNKANSILKAADESFSKWEPSIQWETPNYKVWIGNYRSRLEADRALKEIHEKFPNAFIFKPEKK; this is encoded by the coding sequence ATGAGAATTTTAAATAAAAAAAGTAGTATTCTTTTCTTTGGTCTTTGTCTAGCGTATTCCACATTCACACATGCCCAAAATGATTACGAAAACAAACTAGAAGCCACCAATGAAGAGGGAATTAGCACTGAAAACCAAACAAATCCACAAGTAAAAATCAATCAAGACCCTAGAATAAAAAGACTACTAAACATCAAATCCAGCATGGCAAAAGAAGGAGAGTTTAGTGATCGATATAAAATACAGTTATACTACGGGAATTTAAACAAAGCAAATTCGATTTTAAAAGCTGCTGACGAATCTTTCTCTAAATGGGAACCTTCCATACAATGGGAAACTCCAAACTACAAGGTATGGATCGGAAACTACAGAAGTCGTCTTGAAGCAGACAGAGCTCTAAAAGAGATTCACGAGAAGTTTCCAAATGCCTTTATTTTTAAACCTGAAAAGAAATAA
- the nrfD gene encoding NrfD/PsrC family molybdoenzyme membrane anchor subunit has protein sequence MSHYEAPIRKPLVTGDKTYHEVTEDVVAAVEGKANKSWWIVFSISLAAFLWGIGCIIYTVSTGIGTWGLNKTVGWSWDITNFVWWVGIGHAGTLISAVLLLFRQKWRMGINRSAEAMTIFAVFQAGLFPIIHMGRPWLGYWVLPIPNQFGSLWVNFNSPLLWDVFAISTYLSVSLVFWWTGLLPDFAMIRDRAVTPFNKKIYGILSFGWSGKAKDWQRFEEVSLVLAGLATPLVLSVHTIVSFDFATSVIPGWHTTIFPPYFVAGAIFSGFAMVNTLLIMMRKVSKLEDYITLQHIELMNIVIMITGSIVGVAYITELFVAWYSGVEYEQYAFLNRATGPYWWAYWAMMTCNVFSPQFMWFPKLRRSIMFSFFISIVVNIGMWFERFVIIVTSLHRDYLPSSWTMFSPTFVDIGVFIGTIGFFFVLFLLYARTFPVVAQAEVKSILKSSGSKYRKYMDEGRDFREDLPKVEVKIIREDLSDDNTAENLKNN, from the coding sequence ATGTCTCATTACGAAGCACCTATAAGAAAACCTTTAGTTACCGGGGATAAAACATATCATGAGGTAACAGAGGATGTGGTAGCAGCAGTTGAAGGAAAAGCAAATAAATCTTGGTGGATAGTATTTTCTATCTCATTAGCAGCTTTCCTTTGGGGTATAGGTTGTATTATCTATACCGTATCTACAGGTATCGGAACCTGGGGGTTGAACAAGACCGTTGGTTGGTCTTGGGATATTACTAACTTTGTTTGGTGGGTAGGTATTGGTCACGCAGGAACACTGATCTCTGCAGTACTCCTACTTTTCCGTCAGAAATGGAGAATGGGAATTAACCGCTCTGCAGAAGCGATGACTATTTTTGCAGTATTTCAGGCAGGGTTATTCCCGATTATTCACATGGGGCGTCCTTGGTTGGGATATTGGGTATTACCGATACCAAACCAATTCGGATCTTTGTGGGTAAACTTTAACTCACCACTACTTTGGGATGTATTTGCAATTTCGACATACTTATCTGTATCTCTTGTCTTTTGGTGGACAGGATTATTGCCTGATTTTGCAATGATTAGAGACAGAGCAGTAACTCCTTTTAATAAAAAAATATATGGTATCTTATCATTCGGATGGAGTGGTAAGGCAAAAGACTGGCAACGTTTTGAAGAGGTGTCTCTTGTATTAGCCGGTTTAGCAACACCTTTAGTACTTTCAGTACATACTATTGTATCGTTTGACTTTGCTACCTCTGTTATTCCTGGGTGGCATACAACTATCTTCCCTCCGTATTTCGTTGCAGGAGCGATTTTCTCAGGATTTGCCATGGTAAATACGCTGTTGATTATGATGAGGAAGGTGTCTAAACTAGAAGACTACATTACTTTACAACATATAGAATTAATGAATATTGTAATTATGATTACAGGTTCTATTGTTGGGGTAGCTTATATAACTGAGTTGTTTGTAGCTTGGTATTCAGGAGTTGAATACGAACAGTACGCATTCCTTAACCGTGCTACGGGACCTTACTGGTGGGCATATTGGGCAATGATGACTTGTAATGTATTTTCTCCACAGTTTATGTGGTTCCCTAAATTGAGAAGAAGTATCATGTTTTCATTCTTTATCTCTATTGTGGTAAACATAGGAATGTGGTTTGAGCGATTTGTAATTATTGTAACATCACTTCACAGAGATTACTTACCGTCTTCATGGACGATGTTCTCTCCAACGTTTGTAGATATAGGAGTATTTATTGGTACAATCGGATTCTTCTTTGTGTTATTCTTGCTATATGCTCGTACCTTTCCGGTAGTAGCACAGGCGGAAGTAAAATCGATTTTAAAGTCTTCAGGAAGTAAGTATAGAAAATATATGGATGAAGGACGTGATTTTAGAGAAGATTTACCAAAAGTAGAAGTGAAGATAATCAGAGAAGATCTTTCTGATGATAATACAGCTGAAAATTTAAAAAATAACTAA
- the infB gene encoding translation initiation factor IF-2 gives MAEAKTMRLNKVLREFNISLDRAVDFLSSKGHEIDARPTTKISSEIYKLLFDEFQTDKSKKVASKEVGEEKRKEKEALRVQIENEQEEKRKRAEARDVVKAKAHLSGPKQVGKIDLAKKEEVAKQPEATNEKSSEKVESKTEEPEVKEEKPSSETVQHQDKSERKDSAKVSKEDKKTTTPERVSNRPEKRGIKLAKLAPIELEKKKAEKATEPQAAAKTKQTPQEPVVPAEPEKVKTKYQKLDGPNFTGQKIDLTKFQKPAKKKEEKSDNKSNDANKKRRRRISKEGAGSGGGANRSNNQGGNRGGNNNRGGNNNRGKGGSRGGNHRRPPVVKEEPSEEEVQKQVRETLEKLQGKSNKSKAAKYRRDKRDQHRQKMEDDVAQQEQENKTLKVTEFVTVSEVATMMDVPTTKVISTCMSLGIMVTMNQRLDAETLSIVADEFGYEVDFVTSDLEESIEDIVDNPEDLVVRAPIVTVMGHVDHGKTSLLDYIREENVIAGESGGITQHIGAYGVQLENGQKIAFLDTPGHEAFTAMRARGAQVTDLAIIVIAADDDVMPQTKEAISHAQAAGVPIIFAINKVDKPTANPDKIKEKLAAMNLLVEDWGGKIQSHDISAKTGLGVKELLEKVLLEAEILELKANPKRSASGTVVEAFLDKGRGYVSTILVQTGTLRIGDYVLAGKNSGKIKAMQDERGNNVKEAGPSTPISILGLDGAPQAGDKFNVLEDEREAKDIAAKRAQLHREQSVRTQRHITLDEIGRRIALGDFKELNIILKGDVDGSVEALTDSFQKLSTEEIHINIIHKAVGAITESDVLLASASDAIIVGFNVRPAGNARAVADKEEIDIRTYSIIYDAINDLKDAMEGMLSPVMKEEVTGTAEIRETFKISKVGTIAGCMVQNGKIYRNSGIRLIREGVVVYTGELSSLKRFKDDVKEVGKGYDCGLQIKNYNDIKINDVIEAYTEVAVKKKL, from the coding sequence ATGGCTGAAGCAAAAACAATGAGATTAAATAAAGTATTACGCGAATTCAACATCTCGCTTGATCGGGCTGTGGACTTTTTGAGTTCCAAAGGTCATGAGATAGATGCGCGTCCTACTACCAAAATTTCTTCGGAGATTTACAAGTTGCTTTTTGATGAATTTCAAACTGATAAAAGTAAAAAAGTAGCTTCTAAAGAAGTTGGAGAAGAAAAAAGAAAAGAGAAGGAAGCGCTGCGTGTGCAGATTGAAAATGAGCAGGAAGAAAAGCGGAAACGTGCAGAAGCTCGTGATGTTGTTAAAGCTAAAGCGCATTTAAGTGGTCCAAAACAAGTAGGAAAGATTGATTTGGCGAAGAAAGAAGAAGTTGCTAAGCAGCCCGAAGCAACGAATGAGAAATCTTCTGAAAAAGTAGAAAGTAAAACAGAGGAGCCTGAAGTGAAAGAAGAAAAACCTTCTTCTGAAACAGTACAGCATCAAGATAAGTCTGAACGTAAAGACAGCGCTAAGGTTTCTAAGGAAGATAAAAAAACGACTACTCCGGAAAGAGTGTCGAATCGTCCTGAAAAAAGAGGAATTAAATTGGCAAAATTAGCTCCAATCGAATTGGAAAAGAAGAAGGCGGAAAAAGCAACGGAACCACAAGCCGCTGCAAAAACTAAGCAAACGCCTCAGGAACCGGTGGTTCCTGCTGAACCTGAAAAAGTAAAGACGAAGTATCAGAAACTAGATGGTCCTAATTTTACAGGTCAGAAAATTGACTTAACCAAATTTCAGAAACCGGCAAAGAAGAAGGAAGAGAAATCTGATAATAAGTCTAATGACGCGAATAAAAAACGTCGAAGAAGAATCAGTAAAGAAGGAGCTGGATCCGGAGGAGGAGCAAACAGATCTAATAACCAAGGAGGAAACCGAGGAGGAAATAATAACCGAGGAGGAAATAATAACCGTGGTAAAGGTGGATCCCGAGGAGGGAATCACAGAAGACCTCCTGTGGTTAAGGAAGAGCCAAGTGAAGAAGAAGTACAAAAACAAGTAAGAGAGACTCTGGAAAAACTTCAGGGGAAATCTAATAAGTCTAAAGCGGCTAAATACCGAAGAGATAAGCGAGATCAGCACCGTCAGAAGATGGAGGATGATGTAGCACAACAAGAACAAGAGAATAAGACGCTTAAAGTTACTGAGTTTGTAACGGTTTCTGAGGTGGCTACGATGATGGATGTGCCTACAACCAAGGTGATATCTACCTGTATGTCATTAGGAATTATGGTGACAATGAATCAGCGACTAGATGCAGAAACCTTGTCAATTGTAGCTGATGAATTTGGGTATGAAGTTGATTTTGTAACATCGGATCTTGAAGAGTCTATCGAAGATATCGTTGATAATCCTGAAGATTTGGTGGTGAGAGCACCGATTGTAACGGTAATGGGACATGTTGATCATGGTAAGACTTCGCTCTTGGATTACATTCGTGAGGAAAATGTAATTGCTGGAGAGAGTGGTGGAATAACCCAGCATATCGGAGCGTATGGAGTACAGTTAGAAAATGGACAGAAAATTGCCTTTTTAGATACACCAGGTCACGAAGCGTTTACAGCGATGCGTGCACGTGGAGCTCAGGTAACAGATTTGGCGATTATCGTGATTGCGGCAGATGATGATGTGATGCCACAAACGAAAGAAGCGATAAGTCATGCTCAGGCTGCTGGAGTTCCAATAATCTTTGCGATTAATAAGGTGGATAAGCCAACAGCAAATCCTGATAAGATTAAGGAAAAACTAGCTGCTATGAATCTTTTAGTAGAAGACTGGGGAGGTAAAATTCAATCCCATGATATCTCTGCTAAAACCGGATTAGGAGTGAAAGAGTTACTGGAAAAAGTATTGCTTGAAGCTGAAATATTAGAACTTAAAGCAAATCCAAAACGTTCTGCTAGTGGAACAGTGGTAGAAGCCTTCCTTGATAAAGGAAGAGGATATGTTTCTACTATTCTGGTTCAGACAGGTACACTTAGAATCGGAGATTATGTATTGGCAGGAAAAAATAGTGGTAAGATTAAGGCTATGCAGGATGAAAGAGGGAATAATGTCAAGGAGGCAGGACCTTCTACTCCAATCTCTATCCTGGGGCTGGATGGTGCACCACAGGCAGGTGATAAATTCAATGTATTGGAAGATGAGAGAGAGGCAAAAGATATTGCTGCTAAGAGGGCTCAATTACATAGAGAACAATCTGTAAGAACTCAAAGACATATAACACTTGATGAAATCGGAAGAAGGATTGCGTTAGGAGACTTCAAGGAGTTGAATATAATCTTAAAAGGAGATGTGGATGGTTCTGTTGAAGCATTGACGGATTCGTTCCAGAAATTGTCTACAGAAGAGATTCATATCAATATTATTCATAAAGCTGTAGGTGCTATTACAGAAAGTGATGTGCTGCTAGCCTCGGCTTCTGATGCGATTATTGTAGGATTTAATGTTAGACCTGCAGGAAATGCAAGAGCAGTAGCGGATAAGGAAGAAATTGATATCCGTACATATTCTATCATTTATGATGCGATCAATGATCTTAAGGATGCAATGGAAGGAATGTTATCTCCAGTTATGAAAGAGGAGGTTACAGGTACTGCGGAAATCAGAGAAACCTTTAAAATTTCTAAAGTAGGTACTATTGCAGGGTGTATGGTTCAAAATGGAAAAATATACCGAAACTCAGGAATTCGCCTTATTAGGGAAGGAGTTGTTGTGTATACCGGAGAGCTGTCTTCTCTGAAGCGATTTAAAGACGATGTAAAAGAAGTAGGAAAAGGATACGATTGTGGTCTTCAGATCAAGAACTATAATGATATCAAGATTAATGATGTTATTGAAGCCTATACAGAAGTAGCAGTGAAGAAGAAACTTTAA
- the nusA gene encoding transcription termination factor NusA produces the protein MENIALIESFSEFKDDKLIDRVTLMAILEDVFRNALKKKFGSDDNFDIIINPDKGDLEIWRNRIVVDDGEVEDSNQEISLSQARKIEPDFEVGEDVSEEVKLIDLGRRSILALRQNLISKIHEHDNTNVYKQFKELEGEIYTAEVHHIRHRAIILLDDEGNEVILPKDRQIPSDFFRKGDNVRGVIEAVELKGNKPSIIMSRTSPLFLEKLFESEIPEVFDGLISVKKVVRIPGEKAKVAVDSYDDRIDPVGACVGMKGSRIHGIVRELGNENIDVINYTNNVQLYITRALSPAKVTSIKISEDNTRAQVMLRPEEVSKAIGRGGHNIRLAGQLTGFEIDVFREGVEEDVELTEFSDEIDSWIIEEFAKIGLDTAKSILEQDVSDLIKRTDLEEETITEVIRILKSEFED, from the coding sequence AGAATCATTTTCAGAATTCAAAGATGATAAGTTAATAGATCGCGTGACGTTGATGGCGATTTTGGAAGATGTATTTAGAAATGCCTTGAAGAAGAAATTTGGTAGTGATGATAATTTTGATATTATCATAAATCCTGATAAAGGGGATTTAGAGATATGGAGAAATAGGATAGTGGTAGATGATGGGGAAGTAGAAGATAGTAATCAGGAAATATCACTTTCTCAGGCAAGAAAAATTGAGCCTGATTTTGAAGTAGGAGAAGATGTGTCTGAAGAGGTGAAGTTAATTGATCTGGGAAGACGTTCTATTTTGGCATTACGTCAGAACTTGATCTCTAAAATACATGAGCATGACAATACAAATGTATATAAGCAGTTTAAAGAACTAGAAGGAGAGATCTATACCGCAGAAGTTCATCACATACGCCATCGGGCAATTATTTTATTGGATGATGAAGGAAATGAGGTGATTCTACCTAAAGATAGACAGATTCCGTCTGATTTTTTTAGAAAAGGAGATAATGTAAGAGGGGTCATCGAAGCAGTAGAATTAAAAGGTAATAAGCCTTCTATAATTATGTCTAGAACTTCTCCGCTATTTTTAGAGAAGTTGTTTGAATCAGAGATTCCTGAAGTTTTTGATGGATTGATTTCTGTAAAGAAAGTAGTGAGGATTCCAGGAGAAAAGGCAAAAGTAGCAGTGGATTCTTATGATGATAGAATTGACCCTGTAGGAGCTTGTGTGGGAATGAAAGGTTCTCGAATCCATGGAATTGTTCGTGAATTAGGAAATGAAAATATTGATGTAATTAATTACACTAATAATGTTCAGTTGTATATTACAAGAGCATTAAGCCCGGCAAAAGTTACCTCTATAAAGATTAGTGAGGATAATACAAGGGCTCAGGTTATGTTGCGTCCAGAGGAAGTTTCAAAAGCAATTGGGCGAGGAGGGCATAACATACGTCTGGCAGGTCAGTTGACAGGTTTTGAGATAGATGTCTTTAGAGAAGGAGTAGAGGAAGATGTGGAATTGACAGAGTTTAGTGATGAAATAGATTCTTGGATTATAGAAGAATTTGCGAAAATTGGATTAGACACGGCAAAGAGTATCTTAGAGCAGGATGTATCTGATTTGATTAAGCGTACAGATCTTGAAGAAGAGACAATAACAGAGGTTATTCGAATTTTAAAGTCTGAATTTGAAGATTAA
- a CDS encoding TAT-variant-translocated molybdopterin oxidoreductase — translation MSSNKKYWKSVEELDQNSSIVETLKQNEFVQEIPTDEFLGDEQSLENSSTSRRDFLKYLGFSTAAATLAACEGPVKKSIPYVVQPDSIVPGVANFYATTVANGFDFASILIKTREGRPIRVEKNTMSKSGLGANARVQASVLSLYDSTRLKGPKAAGKDISWDALDKEVSAKLNSLGGKQIVLLTQTFASPSTTKLIGEFKAKYGNVSHVVYDAISENAALEAYKAVYGKRALVDYDFGKVDTIVSVGADFLGDWQGGGYDEGYAAGRIPKNGKMSKHIQFESNMSLTGANADNRIPVTPTQQKQVLASLYAYVTGTSSKTTLSPELNEQVVKAAKHIKKAGRNAVVVSGIQDVDAQLLVIAINKAIHSKAVAEHRARKIRQGDSKAVAQLVKDMNAGKIGAILIAGVDPVYSLPNAAEFKAGLEKVDLSVAFSMHNDATAEKCQYVATTPHYLESWGDVELKEGSYALTQPTIRPLFDTRQFQETLLKWTGNAEDYNKYIKNAWTGILGGTSWNQALHDGILVKPVLAKKELEEAIEAQEGDEVEAPAVVTPDFGGAAKRLLASESNGFELTLYTKTGLGDGQQASNPWLQELPDPISRVSWDNYLTVSRVDAEALGLENYNVANGALNGSYAKVTVNGVSVVAPVLIQPGQAKGSVGLALGYGKTAAMKDTMKVGVNAYALYHNLDAVQQVSIEKVDGDHEFACVQLHNTLMGRGDIIKETTLEVFNTKDKNVWNSVPVVSKDHIEFEVTSPEVDLWDEFDRSVGHHFNLSIDLNACTGCGACVIACHAENNVPVVGKSEVRRSRDMHWLRIDRYYSSQDSFIGDSEKKNNISGLGSSLSEFGEMENPADNPQVAFQPVMCQHCDHAPCETVCPVAATSHGRQGQNHMAYNRCVGTRYCANNCPYKVRRFNWFLYSNNDEFDYNMNDDLGRMVLNPDVVVRTRGVMEKCSFCIQSTQAIILKAKREGRPVAAGEFNDSCACSAACSSGAMRFGDVNEEGSVIADLVKDDRAYHLLEHVGVKPNVVYQTKVRNTTEA, via the coding sequence ATGTCATCAAACAAGAAATACTGGAAAAGTGTTGAGGAGCTAGACCAAAATAGCTCTATTGTTGAGACGCTAAAACAAAACGAATTCGTTCAGGAAATTCCTACGGATGAGTTTTTAGGAGATGAGCAATCTCTGGAGAATTCTTCGACTTCTCGTCGTGATTTTCTTAAGTATTTAGGTTTTAGTACCGCAGCAGCTACCTTAGCAGCTTGTGAAGGACCAGTTAAGAAATCTATTCCTTATGTAGTGCAGCCGGACAGTATTGTTCCGGGAGTAGCAAACTTTTATGCAACTACAGTAGCGAATGGTTTTGATTTTGCAAGTATTTTAATCAAAACGAGAGAAGGACGCCCTATCAGGGTAGAGAAGAATACGATGTCTAAATCAGGTTTAGGAGCAAATGCAAGAGTGCAGGCATCAGTTCTTTCTTTATACGATAGTACAAGATTGAAAGGTCCTAAAGCAGCAGGAAAAGATATTAGCTGGGATGCTTTAGATAAAGAAGTTTCTGCTAAGCTGAATAGCTTAGGAGGAAAACAAATTGTTTTGTTGACGCAAACTTTTGCGAGTCCGTCAACTACTAAGTTGATCGGAGAGTTTAAGGCAAAGTATGGAAATGTATCACATGTAGTATATGATGCGATTTCAGAAAATGCGGCACTAGAAGCGTATAAAGCAGTGTATGGGAAACGTGCACTTGTAGATTATGATTTTGGTAAAGTTGATACTATTGTAAGTGTTGGAGCAGATTTCCTTGGCGATTGGCAAGGGGGTGGATATGATGAAGGATATGCTGCCGGACGTATTCCAAAAAATGGTAAAATGTCTAAGCATATTCAGTTTGAGTCTAATATGTCTCTGACTGGAGCTAATGCGGATAATCGTATTCCTGTTACACCAACTCAGCAAAAACAAGTATTAGCTTCTTTATATGCATATGTAACTGGAACAAGTTCTAAAACTACATTGAGTCCTGAGCTTAATGAACAGGTAGTAAAAGCTGCTAAACATATTAAGAAAGCAGGAAGAAACGCAGTAGTAGTTTCAGGGATACAAGATGTAGATGCTCAATTATTAGTTATTGCAATTAATAAAGCTATTCATAGTAAAGCTGTAGCAGAACACAGAGCAAGAAAAATACGTCAGGGAGATAGCAAAGCGGTAGCTCAACTCGTAAAAGATATGAATGCCGGGAAAATTGGAGCTATCTTAATAGCAGGTGTAGATCCTGTGTATTCTTTGCCAAACGCTGCAGAATTCAAGGCAGGTCTGGAAAAAGTTGATTTATCAGTGGCATTTTCAATGCACAATGATGCAACTGCAGAGAAATGTCAGTATGTAGCAACGACTCCTCATTACTTAGAATCTTGGGGAGATGTAGAGTTAAAAGAAGGAAGTTATGCGCTTACGCAACCAACTATTCGTCCGTTGTTTGATACAAGACAGTTTCAGGAAACACTTCTGAAATGGACAGGTAATGCGGAAGATTATAATAAATATATTAAAAATGCATGGACAGGAATTTTAGGAGGTACTTCATGGAATCAAGCATTGCATGATGGTATTTTAGTAAAACCTGTTTTAGCTAAAAAGGAATTAGAAGAAGCAATAGAGGCACAGGAAGGTGATGAAGTAGAAGCGCCTGCTGTAGTAACTCCGGATTTTGGTGGAGCAGCAAAAAGACTATTAGCTTCTGAGTCGAATGGATTCGAACTTACGTTATATACTAAGACTGGATTAGGAGACGGACAACAAGCGAGTAACCCTTGGTTACAAGAGTTACCAGATCCTATCTCCAGAGTATCATGGGATAACTACCTTACAGTTTCAAGAGTTGATGCAGAAGCATTAGGATTAGAAAACTATAATGTAGCAAACGGTGCATTAAATGGTAGTTATGCCAAAGTTACAGTAAATGGAGTATCTGTAGTAGCGCCAGTATTGATCCAACCAGGACAGGCCAAAGGATCTGTAGGTCTTGCCTTGGGGTATGGAAAAACTGCTGCCATGAAAGATACTATGAAGGTTGGAGTTAATGCTTATGCATTATATCACAATCTGGATGCAGTACAGCAAGTGTCTATAGAAAAAGTGGACGGAGATCATGAGTTTGCTTGTGTACAGCTTCATAATACATTAATGGGTCGTGGAGATATCATTAAAGAAACGACTTTAGAAGTATTTAATACAAAAGATAAAAATGTTTGGAATTCAGTTCCTGTTGTAAGTAAAGATCATATTGAGTTTGAAGTAACTTCTCCTGAAGTTGATCTTTGGGATGAGTTTGATAGATCTGTAGGACATCATTTTAATCTTTCTATTGACTTAAATGCATGTACGGGATGTGGAGCTTGTGTGATTGCGTGTCATGCAGAGAACAACGTTCCTGTAGTAGGAAAGTCAGAGGTAAGAAGATCAAGAGATATGCACTGGCTTCGAATTGACCGTTACTATTCTTCTCAGGATAGTTTTATCGGAGATAGTGAGAAGAAAAATAATATCTCAGGATTAGGAAGTTCTCTTTCTGAATTTGGAGAGATGGAAAATCCTGCAGATAACCCGCAGGTGGCATTCCAACCTGTAATGTGTCAACATTGTGATCATGCACCTTGTGAGACAGTATGTCCGGTAGCAGCTACATCACACGGTAGACAGGGACAAAATCATATGGCATATAACCGTTGTGTAGGTACAAGATATTGTGCGAACAACTGTCCATATAAAGTGCGTAGATTTAACTGGTTCTTGTATAGCAATAATGATGAGTTTGATTACAATATGAATGATGATTTAGGGCGTATGGTTCTTAATCCGGATGTTGTAGTGCGTACAAGAGGGGTGATGGAAAAATGTTCTTTCTGTATTCAGTCTACTCAGGCAATTATCTTAAAAGCAAAAAGAGAAGGAAGACCAGTGGCAGCAGGAGAGTTTAATGATTCTTGTGCATGTTCGGCAGCTTGTTCTTCTGGAGCGATGCGTTTTGGAGATGTGAATGAAGAAGGAAGTGTTATTGCAGATTTGGTAAAAGACGATAGAGCATACCACTTGTTAGAACACGTTGGTGTTAAACCGAATGTTGTGTATCAAACGAAAGTAAGAAACACTACAGAAGCTTAA
- a CDS encoding c-type cytochrome, which yields MRQVKYRNSASRILVLGTVYLLTFLNPVFAQDGAAGDAAVTTQEASGGDVAKGEELFKSLCAACHKRYKKMTGPALFGVTDKHSTEWLYSWIKNSSALIASGDAAAIAVFEEYNKTPMNSFPQLSNKDIDDILAYVMVPKADPPKTAGVAPVDGGGSGNSGGVSTDVLLGALVLVFLMLVVFLYMVNSTLKKFAVANGIELPKEGKTPIWKAFVKNQFLVIVTTILLLLSSAYFVYGFLMQVGVDQGYMPVQPIHYSHKIHAGDNKIECKYCHSSARVSKTSGIPSLNVCMNCHKSISEVAESTATAEHSKEFYDGEIQKLYKAVGWDAENQKYTGETSPVKWVRIHNLPDFAYFNHSQHVTVAGIECQKCHGPVEEMEVMYQHAPLTMGWCINCHRETNVKLEGNEYYAKIHEELSKKYGVEKLTAAQMGGLECGKCHY from the coding sequence ATGAGACAGGTGAAATACCGTAATTCAGCCTCTAGAATCCTTGTCCTAGGAACAGTTTATTTATTAACTTTCTTAAATCCTGTTTTTGCACAGGATGGTGCAGCTGGTGATGCCGCTGTCACAACGCAAGAAGCATCCGGCGGTGATGTTGCGAAGGGTGAGGAATTGTTTAAATCTTTATGTGCGGCATGTCATAAGCGTTATAAAAAAATGACAGGGCCAGCGTTGTTTGGAGTGACAGATAAGCATAGTACAGAGTGGTTGTATTCTTGGATTAAGAATAGTTCCGCTTTAATTGCATCAGGAGATGCAGCTGCTATCGCTGTGTTCGAAGAGTATAATAAAACTCCAATGAACTCATTCCCTCAATTGTCTAATAAGGATATTGATGATATTCTGGCATATGTGATGGTGCCAAAAGCAGATCCGCCAAAAACTGCAGGAGTAGCTCCGGTTGATGGAGGAGGATCCGGAAATAGTGGTGGCGTTTCTACAGATGTGTTGTTGGGAGCTTTAGTGTTAGTTTTCTTAATGCTGGTAGTGTTCCTTTACATGGTAAACAGTACCTTGAAGAAATTTGCTGTAGCAAATGGAATTGAATTGCCAAAAGAAGGAAAGACACCGATTTGGAAAGCATTTGTAAAGAATCAGTTTTTAGTAATTGTTACTACAATATTATTATTGTTGTCATCTGCTTATTTTGTATATGGATTCCTAATGCAGGTAGGGGTAGACCAAGGTTATATGCCGGTTCAGCCAATACACTATTCGCATAAGATTCATGCTGGAGATAATAAAATTGAGTGTAAGTATTGTCACTCTTCTGCTAGAGTAAGTAAAACTTCAGGGATACCATCGTTGAATGTATGTATGAACTGTCATAAGTCAATTAGTGAAGTGGCAGAAAGTACAGCGACAGCAGAACACTCAAAAGAGTTCTACGATGGAGAAATTCAGAAATTATATAAAGCGGTTGGATGGGATGCAGAGAACCAAAAATACACTGGGGAAACTTCTCCTGTAAAATGGGTTCGTATTCATAACCTACCAGATTTTGCATACTTTAACCATTCACAGCACGTAACTGTTGCAGGGATTGAGTGTCAAAAATGTCACGGTCCTGTAGAAGAAATGGAAGTAATGTATCAGCATGCTCCTTTGACAATGGGATGGTGTATAAACTGTCATAGAGAAACAAACGTGAAGTTAGAAGGAAATGAGTACTATGCGAAGATTCACGAAGAGTTGTCTAAAAAGTATGGAGTTGAGAAGTTAACAGCTGCTCAGATGGGTGGTCTGGAATGTGGAAAATGTCATTATTAA